taattttttttaaaattttctcagcGTCTAATgcaaatttcttttaaataatttcttttacccatttatttttatattgttttttttcttccaCTTAATGACTGTGCATACACTAGTGTCTATTATATtcctctttatttatttattaaatattattatattcgTGTTGGTAACTTAAGGCAGAGGTTAAAGATGgaaaatacccaaattaagctCAGCAGATATGACATTCGAATTAAACAAATATTATGGTATATATATGAAAGTTCAGTAATTGCATGCATTTAACTGTCTAATTAATTTCTCAGTTCCTTCTGGGTTTTATTTTgccaattaaattcaattttatattgattatttATTGGGTTTAGTGAATGTAAAAAAAGACAGGTGGTGATTTTagagagaataaaataacaacattattcatcaaaattaaaaatttagtagTTTTCTTTGAACTTAGTTATTGTCTTTAAACATCACATGTAATATTCAGTCTAATCCAGTTTGTTATCAACTACATTTACCTAGGAAAAATACTAATAGATATTAAGCCATTTTTACATGACACCTGTCCAttggcttttttttttattacatgaGAACCTGTTCTAATCTTTCTATTCTTTTAGTTAAGACTATATAAAAATGGTTTAATTCCTATTTTGAttcttatattttgttcaaatttaagatttaatctttataatttaatcttaacataattaaataccttaactttttataatttcattagttaacttaaatactttattctaattaaaacgTTGATGTAAACTTTAAAGAGTTACTAATACTATTAAAATTCTCTACTGATTTCGTGTtcattataatgtcattttttttattatatggatactaaatgagttttttttaaatttcaaaatgccACATGagcaaatttaacaaaagaaatttAACGATTTTAACAAATAGatctaaatttttgaatttaaaaaatagagggattgaattcttgaaaataaaaatataaagatatattccaaatatacaaaaagtataaatttttttgaatatattgtaccctttaaatttttactttgtaatttaattaaaaataaataattaaccaaTATAAGACATAaccatatattttaataattacgaGAAGGGTTAATAAAAGAAAGCTTAAACCAAATCATATGTACAgctatttaatttgtaaaatagtaTTCAATATTAGGTGATAGCCCCTAAAAGCAGTGGTCAAAAAGGCAAATAGAAGACTCAATCCCTAGATAAAGAAGAACAAGGCCTAAAAGAAAGTACATATAACTTTAAGTTGGTCCTTTATCTGGGGATCTGTAGACTAAACTTAATACTATTCCATTGAAAAGGAGGAACTAATTTACCCTGCGTGAAATTAATAAAGTATACACCCAAACATCAGTTGGCTATAAAATATTCAACATGATATTTGGATTAATTATGTGTGCGATTTTTCTAATTCTCAATTCACTcctaaaaataagaataaataattgaaatattataattacaattaatttaatgagactcgttaataattataattatctgAACATATTATACACGTGTAATTACACCAAAATTCAAGTTAAGCCACTTTCTAAACCCACTTAAATGAACATCATAATCTTTATCTGTAAATAGCAGAGAAAATGGCAAAATATTGAGTTTAGAGCGAATGCCTGGTCCTAAAAATACATATTTCTATGTAGACTTTGATGAAGTACAAACATCCAAAACCAAAAAAGAATTAACAGATCCACCTTGAAGCTAATTAACCAAAACAAGTGGATTATCCATTGGGTTTGAATCAATTATATAGGTAACAAAGCCAAGCAAGAAGATATTAGTTTCCCACAAACAAAAGTCAACCAACATTTTGTAAGTTTGTTATTAcattatactatatatatatacatatattatatgttTAACCAAAAGTTGGTCTAACtgatataatagaaaattttcactAAAAGCAAACAATTAATTTGCATTTAGCCTCAATCATTCCACCATATTAATATAGTATGTAATCAAAAAGTTTCTAAGCTTATCTTCACCAGCTCTCACTTAAGGATTCTTAAGCTTTGGTCTTATTGatgatgaaatgaaaaatgaaaatgcatTAGTATTTATATGTCAATGCATAGATTCTAGGGTTAAGAGAAAAGACAAGCATAAACatgtttcttttttattcttaaatCTCCAGTTGACTACATTTGTTGATActgttatcattatttttatgattgttatcattTATGTGTAAAAAAAACATCTTCATCCTTTTCAATTTCAAAGttgagcaaattagtcctttttaaaaaattgaaacaatttaatctatatcaattttaaaagtgagcaattaaaaacaatattaatCACTGTATATTAATATCTTtcgtcaattgtacataattttaatttgtataataacaaatttagccttcaatgttTACCTTATTTATGTTATCATTGTGTTTATAATCACGATAAATATAATATGACTAGATAAATATACCAAAACCCATAATTCGTAATTTAAATGTATGATTAAGATATTAGTATTTGGAGGGTTAGagtgattttgaaatttttgttaattttgtttttgttaatttctATGTGGTAGGGGTTTTGGAGACCCATTTTCTTATAAGCATGGAAAATTATTATAGTAAGCAAACCAAGGTCAATGAATGGTGCTATACTTCTAATAAAAAAGGTTTTGAATACTCAATAATCGTCTTTCCCTTTGGCATTTTCTTTCTTATACATTATTTTAAAGTATAGTTTTTCCTTTATAATTTTCAATTCATTATTCAGCAACCCTAGCTAGCCAACTTGTAATAGTTAGGGcctttgataaaatttaaacattttatgggAACAAAATGCCTCACGTCACCCACTATTCTTACCTATAAATCTTTGCCCTTTCCTTTCCCCATTTTCCCCCAAAACCTTCTCTAAAACCAGCTTTTTCCTTTGCCTTGAAGAAACAAAAAACAGAAGACAACATGGGTCGAGCTCCTTGCTGTGACAAAGCCAACGTGAAGAAAGGACCATGGTCACCTGAAGAAGATGCTAAGCTTAAGGCTTATATCGAACAGTATGGCACTGGTGGCAACTGGATTGCTCTTCCTCAGAAAATTGGTATACCTGGTTACCTACATAAAAAACtatcatatgtatatatggtgGAAACTTAGTTGCATGTTGTTTTATAAGATTTTGATTAACTTGACCTTTTGTGTTTGTTGGGTAATATTTGATAGGTCTTAAGCGATGTGGGAAGAGTTGCAGGCTGAGATGGTTGAATTATTTGAGGCCAAACATTAAGCATGGTGGATTCTCTGAGGAAGAAGACAACATCATATGCAGTCTCTATATAAGTATAGGAAGCAGGTAAatcctctttcttcttctctcaAACTTTTAGGCTTGGATTGCTTGTCTTCTTATTCTTTGTCTTGGATACCCTTCACAAAAGTATATGCAAAAACTGCATCTGTTACAGTCAGATCTTCTTTAGTTATTTATTCTTTTTCTGCTATTATCTCTTTGTTTCTTCTCTTGACTGAGTTGGGATCTACTTTTTTAGGTGGTCCATAATTGCTGCACAACTGCCTGGAAGAACTGATAATGATATCAAAAACTACTGGAACACCAAATTAAAGAAGAAACTACTTGGGAGGCGCAAACAATCTAGTAACATCCATGGGTTATCGAATCAAGACCCTAATGATCCTCATCAACCTACTGGttcagatgataatcaattatctCAGGGTTTGAGTAACTCAGCCATGGAACGTCTTCAGCTTCATATGCAGCTTCAAAGTCTTCAGAACCCTTTCTCTTTCTATAATAACCCTGCTTTATGGCCTAAGATTCACCCCTTGCAAGAAAAGATGATCCAAAACATGCAGGCTTCTAATGGAAACCCTAACCTTCTCATGCAACCTCTCTTGCCACCAAACCCTCAACCTGCAAATGAACAAAGTACTGTTCATCAACAAGATTATCCAGAAATCAGCAACACCAAGGGACTTGAAGGGCTTGATAATTGTTTAGATGGGATATCTGCATCAGATGGCTCAGTTCCTTTTGGCAACGGAGACAATTTGATGGACTCAACCAGTACTGATGCTGCTGTTCAACCAGGTTCCAGCTTCCAGGGCGAGCTGGATGTGTTTCTCAATCACAAAAGTAGTACTACAGGTGGGTATCCTCAGGAAGACCAAATGGTTAATCAACTGGATTGTTTCAGAGACATCAATGGTTCAAAAGACAGCTCGATCTGGTGGCCTACTGATTTCGATGCAAAATCTGCTTCATCCAACTCTTGGGATTCAACTTCTGTTCTTCAATCCAATGGAATGTTTCAAGATTTTGAATTAGGTTACCCTATGTAGCAAGAGACAAAGAtatcgaaaaaagaaaaaagaaaaagaataatgtAGGGATTGGTTTACTACTGTTTGAGCTTATTATGTGATAGACATAAAATGGGGGAAGAAGACTGTTGGATTTCATATGAATGACCATGTAAATTGTGTGAATAATAATGTTAGTTTCGTTTCTCAGTATATTTCAAATCTGCAGATCGTTTGATTATTATAACTGCACTTGTTTTACCTTTCTGCTACAGCTTCAAACAATATAGTAATCTATATTCTATACCACTTGAGAATCATATGTGATAACCGAATAACATTCTTGTCACTTCTTCCtgccaaaaggaaaagaaaagaaaaaaccaatACATCAAGGTGAAtctcacatatataaatatatatatgttctgaCGAATATACATCTTCCTTGGAATGGAAATGACGAATATAAACTGGTTCACTTTCACGATATTTACTGTTGGATTTGCTCCAACAAGTTTATTATCATGCGTACATGCATGGTAATGTTCTTACAAAATTCGCGTTTTAACTTTGGTGTAGACCTGTTCAGCTGTTTGTTCATTCATGAAATAAGATTATTTTAGGTTTATATTATTTAACGCAtcgaatttaaataatattataatcgcaattacatttattattaagataattttaaaatatatgtctaaacttattaaaataaaaacacctATCAAATCTTTCAGTAATTTCTTTTGCGTATcatttatattttacttattaataTGCAGATGTAATATTGTATCAAATTCAGCAATATGAGATAGAAAAACAtctcaataaataattaaatgatgtAGGCAACCACCTCCACCCAAACTTATTCACatatgataattaaaattttaaaatattgctttttttttcttttatttactatcctttattaaaaattaaaatcacgaTTTGTCACtctatttttttctctcaaaCACTTGagcttttctttttaatttctaaagCATGATacttgttaagaaatggcttaaaattggtagtggattgttgttgttggtagtgggttgttggtggtagtggattagtggatggttgttggtgtccattttcaaccacaaatctttgccaaagttttggacaattatgtccttgaactctcttataaatagagaggttcattagccatatttatcatcccaaaccaagagagagcaaagcttgttctttgaaagctaggattttagctttcgggttttctataggggttgagagttgtgaggttctcgggttgtgtcttgagtgtaaaacacttgtaatcttcatcttgttatagtgaaatttcttttcgcctctgcccgtggacgtaggcattaaagccgaaccacgtaaatccttgtgttcactttatttttcgttccggtcaatttacttgtagtcatatcggagttcccgaatcgatcctttccgcaacaaattggtatcagagcgtagttgaaggagtgataatattttctgaattgccctgtgactgcagctttgtctgatctttcacatcaggaagaaaatattatcattcattcaaaggttccaaattatggctacaagtgtttcatcgactaagtatgatgtcgagaaatttaccgggaaaaatagtttcagtttatggcgcatcaagatgcgggcagtgctggttcaacaaggattgctaaaagcattgtctggtaaagataaattaccaagcacgctttcggaagagcaaaaggatgacatgctagaaagagcacatagtgctattctgctatgtctaggagatgaagtgctacgagaagtagcggatgagaaaaccgcgtccggtttgtggctccggttagagagcaagtacatgacgaagtcattgacgaaccggctctacctcaagcaaagactctatgccctgaagatggaggaaggtacacctgtttcccagcacctggataaattcaattccattatcatggatttgaataatatcgataacaaaatcgatgatgaggaccaagcaataattgttttgtgttctttgcctccctcgtatgagaattttgttgatacaatgatgtacggtcgtgatgacctgactctagaggaggtgaaaaatgccttaagttccagtgagttgaggaagaaaatcactggtaaggtggtcgaaaacaatgaaggcgaaggcttggttgctcgaggaagatccaaggcaaagggtggaagttcaagtaaaagccatcctagatcgcagtccaagaagagaatacagtgctactactgtaagaagtacgggcacatgaaggtagattgtccgaaaaggaaggagaaatcagaatcacaggagcaacaaaatgatcgtgcgaatgtagctgatgcagattcttcaagtgatgccgagatcgttcttgcagtatccgactcttacgctggtgggagatggattcttgatacgggagctacatttcatataagtacttcgaaagatgcattctcaacatacgagaagcattctggttcagtactaatgggaaatgaccacgcatgtcaagtcatggggattggcacagttcgtataaagatgtttgacggtattgttagaactctaactgatgttcggcacattccagaaatgaagaaaaatttgatctctttgagtacgttggacaagaaaggctttcgatactctgctgaaggtggagttctcaaggtattctcgggtgctttgactgtgatacgtggtaatttggagcggggcctttacttcctcgatggttcctcggttacaggtgttgcgggagtgtcatcatcagatgatctagattctgacaccacgaagttatggcatatgcggctcgggcatatgagcgagagaggcttatcggtgctaagcaaacgaggattattgtctgggcagtgtacaggaaagttgaatttctgtgagcactgcgtcttcggtaagcagactcgggtaaagttcagcactgggattcacaagacaaaaggcacagtggattacttccattctgacctttgggggccttctccgacaatttctaaaggtggttacagatatctgcttacctttatcgatgattactcgagaaaggtttgggtgtattttctgaagagcaagtatgaggttctcatcaacttcaagcaatttaaagctttgatcgaaaatcaaacaggaaagaagatcaagcgattccggacggataatggcttggagttttgctcaggtgaattcaatgagttctgcaaaaatgaaggaatagtgagacaccgcactgttcgtcgaacaccacaacaaaatggagttgcagaacgcatgaatagaactctcttggagcgagctcgttgcatgcgatcaaatgctgggctcggtgaagaattttgggctgaagctgttaatactgcttgttatttggttaacagatctccgtcaacagctattgagctgaagactcctgaggaagtatggtctggttctcctgctgattactctggtttaagagtgtttggctgccctgcgtatgctcatgtaaatgagggaaaactcaaaccgagggcgaagaaatgcatatttcttggatacggccaaggggtgaaaggatacaggttgtggtgtcctgatccggtttcgtccaagttcatcatcagcagagatgtgacttttgatgagtcatccatgcttcgatccaccacaaattcccgggaaaaggaggagtcagatagaatgggagatcacggtgttgagaagcaggtggagtgtcaggtggacgctccaattcctacggaaggtacttcagtccaggatgatcaagttgaggtgcaagattccgatgaagatgagtcacctcaagaaaaaccatatagcattgccactggaagaacgaagagacaaatcaaaccaaatccgcgttacgctaatctggtgtctttcgcgctcagtgtggcggagtccattggtatagaaccttccagttataatgaggctgtcacgtgtgatgagtcggcacagtgggcaattgctatgagtgaggagatagaatctcttcacaagaaccatacttgggagttggttaagccgccaagtaaccagaagatagttggttgcaaatgggtcttcaagaaaaaggaaggcatcctaggggttgaagcaactagattcaaggcacgattggttgctaaaggcttcactcagaaagaggggattgactacaatgaagttttctccccagtcgtaaagcattcttccattcgtgtattacttgccatggtggccaagtctgatctagaacttgagcagcttgacgtaaaaacggcgttcttgcatggtgagctcgaggaaacaatctacatgcgtcaaccagagggttttacagttcctggtaaagaagaccatgtctgtctattaaagaagtctttatatggattgaaacaatccccaaggcagtggtacaagcggtttgatagcttcatgattcagcatggttacacaagatgtgactatgatgcttgtgtctatcatcggaagctctcagatggttcgcacatttatttgttgctgtatgttgatgacatgttaattgcttccaaaaacatgtcggaaatcaacaagttaaagtcgcagttgagtggtgagttcgagatgaaggatctgggtgctgccaagaaaattttgggcatggatattcacagagatcgcaaggcgggcaagcttcgtgtgtcgcagaagaactacattgaaaaggttcttcaacgcttcggcatggataaagcgaaaactgtgagtactccgttggcaccacatttcaaactctctgcagagttgtcaccacaatctgatgaagaaaagcagcaaatgtctcacattccatactcgagtgcagttggaagcgtgatgtatgcaatggtttgcactcgtccagacatttcacatgcagttagtgtggtcagcagatacatgagttgtcctggcaaggaacactggcaggccgtgaaatggattctcaggtacttgagaggttctgcagatttatgcttggtatatgatcagagtgactgcactagcagtgtcacgggctatgtggactctgattatgctggagatctggacaaaagaagatctctgacgggttatgttttcacttattctggaggagccattagttggaaagctgtgttacagtctaccgtagccttatctacgactgaggcggaatatatggcgttagcagaagcagtgaaagaagcattgtggatgaaaggtctagtaagcagtttgggtttacaacaggatttcactgttgtattttgcgatagccagagtgccatacatctgactaaaaatcagatgtttcatgaacggaccaaacacattgatgtcagatatcattttgttcgggaacatgttacgcaaggtgacattgttatcagcaaggttgctaccgagaagaatcctgcagatatgttaactaaggtgatccctgcatataagttcaagcattgcttggacttgataggtattcgggattgattagcgccagagaggcgtttggaagaggtgatccagttcgaggaattcactatgatgttcagcttggtaaatttcaagccaaggtggagatttgttaagaaatggcttaaaattggtagtggattgttgttgttggtagtgggttgttggtggtagtggattagtggatggttgttggtgtccattttcaaccacaaatctttgccaaagttttggacaattatgtccttgaactctcttataaatagagaggttcattagccatatttatcatcccaaaccaagagagagcaaagcttgttctttgaaagctaggattttagctttcgggttttctataggggttgagagttgtgaggttctcgggttgtgtcttgagtgtaaaacacttgtaatcttcatcttgttatagtgaaatttcttttcgcctctgcccgtggacgtaggcattaaagccgaaccacgtaaatccttgtgttcactttatttttcgttccggtcaatttacttgtagtcatatcggagttcccgaatcgatcctttccgcaacaataCTTAAAACATGGGACAAGGAGTTCATGTTGCTGGAAGTTCctagaataaaattttttttttaggcCAAAAGAAATAtagttaaaaactaaaataaaaactccATGTTATCGGAAGTTCCTACAATAAAATGATATATTACGTGGGAAAAAACTTAgttaaaaaactaaattaaaagaagaagaagaagaagaaactatTGGGCTTAAATATAGTTGGGTTTAAGAAATATTTGCATTCTATTTGGGAGCTAAtccatatttaaatttataaatttttaatatttaattagaagtattggaaaaaaaattttgggatTCATTCTTGAGTTGATATTGAAATTAACTAGACTAAAACTCTCATATATGATGGAATTTAAAGATTTGCACATTTAATTGTATATGGTATTTCTGTTTTTGCCAACTGAATTAAGGCCTCTTCATCTTTACTTTTACTCATAATCATTCTCTAATTCTTAAATTGATCACagaaaaatatgtttaaacaTGTTTGAAGTAACATtaatataattctttttaaaaaaatatttaaatgtaaaTGCATGAAATGAGTTTTAATCAAGCCACGAGCAATGTAATCCAAGTTTGATAATTTTACttagattaattcattaaatgcaatatttgaaacaaaatttatttatttttactagaAATGTCGCATGTTAAGAAAGATGAAAATGaataagaatagaaaaaaaaatagttaagcAAATGCTTAAGCACCGTAACCATTGATTAACTGCTATATTAATGggtttcttttttccattttttttataccAAGCAAAACTTTAGAGGCCTCTTCCataattaggaaaaaaaaaaa
The sequence above is drawn from the Gossypium hirsutum isolate 1008001.06 chromosome A05, Gossypium_hirsutum_v2.1, whole genome shotgun sequence genome and encodes:
- the LOC107941406 gene encoding transcription factor MYB36-like (The RefSeq protein has 3 substitutions compared to this genomic sequence), whose amino-acid sequence is MGRAPCCDKANVKKGPWSPEEDAKLKAYIEQYGTGGNWIALPQKIGLKRCGKSCRLRWLNYLRPNIKHGGFSEEEDNIICSLYISIGSRWSIIAAQLPGRTDNDIKNYWNTKLKKKLLGRRKQSSNIHGLSNQDPNDPHQPTGSDDNQLSQGLSNSAMERLQLHMQLQSLQNPFSFYNNPALWPKIHPLPEKMIQNMQASNGNPNLLMQPLLPPNPQPANEQSTVHQQDYPEISNTKGLEGLDNCLDGISASDGSVPFGNGDNLMDSTGTDAAVQPGSSFQGELDVFLNHKSSTTGGYPQEDQMVNQLDCFRDINGSKDSSIWWPTDFDTKSASSNSWDSTSVLQSNGMFQDFELGYPM